A genome region from Erythrolamprus reginae isolate rEryReg1 chromosome 4, rEryReg1.hap1, whole genome shotgun sequence includes the following:
- the BORA gene encoding protein aurora borealis isoform X2, with protein sequence MPSPPPDTPAGVQNPFESPGDVRHLQEQTVCSPGAFRPASPAKSPVQFMWSIDELALINPVEINSEDIHRQAFYLSQTRIDKEVEERRQRAIEEFFTRSTIVPSPWTDPIVKQASQLNSTRCAELNDASPVGREIIVQPGKNNAACQTLLSLPVDFDLEKILGDHLKADESADQSQESLSSSSLRRKLFLDENGSLSSENRSPSPSLHNGPASLGILCSIDLSPVRCRSPLSSSSSGHLSSSPIRGNARAYSLGSLPSPSLARRSPANLASPTFSPVGIPLRKTPLADQRQFTFRSPDLPSVSCRQAPTNSRSPYLEYSPMRLLSCRGAALYQSSFHRLPCTPENFQQELAEAAEAASAGSPNAGLAPINEGITTTGSHLEMAAGSLSPETSKGLAPGPCLESPVGGKRTVEMADSEMLEENSLMGSSGCDREAVTRLSMEGSCICMAPLAESSASPCESSSLQMDSGYNTQAYTSSLIDGSELSCREHSAFEAQRKKPGFQNEGKIKKWILG encoded by the exons ATGCCGTCGCCGCCGCCTGATACTCCCGCCGGGGTACAGAACCCCTTCGAGAGCCCCGGCGACGTCCGCCACTTGCAGGAGCAGACCGTCTGCAGCCCCGGCGCCTTCCGCCCCGCCTCGCCCGCTAAG AGCCCTGTGCAATTCATGTGGTCCATTGACGAGCTGGCCCTGATCAACCCAGTGGAGATCAACTCAGAGGACATCCACCGCCAGGCCTTCTACCTCAGCCAAACCAG gaTCGACAAGGAGGTCGAAGAGCGGAGACAAAGAGCCATCGAAGAG tttTTCACCAGAAGCACCATCGTCCCATCACCCTGGACAGATCCCATTGTGAAACAGGCTTCTCAGCTGAATTCAACCAGAT GTGCTGAGCTCAACGATGCGTCGCCAGTCGGCCGAGAAATAATCGTTCAGCCTGGGAAAAATAATG CTGCTTGTCAGACTCTGTTATCTCTACCTGTGGATTTTGATTTGGAAAAGATACTGG gtGACCATTTGAAAGCCGACGAATCGGCTGACCAGTCCCAGGAAAGTCTGAGCAGTTCCTCCTTAAGGAGAAAGCTCTTTTTGGATGAGAACGGCAGCCTCTCCTCCGAGAACCGCTCCCCTTCTCCCAGCCTGCACAACGGTCCAGCTTCCTTGGGCATCCTCTGCTCCATCGACCTCTCTCCGGTCCGCTGCAGGAGCCCTCTGAGTTCCTCCAGCTCA GGCCATCTGTCCTCCAGCCCCATCCGGGGGAATGCCAGGGCGTACAGTTTAGGCAGCCTTCCGAGTCCGTCCTTGGCACGCAGGAGTCCGGCAAATCTGGCGTCACCCACTTTCTCTCCCGTTGGCATCCCTCTGAGAAAGACTCCACTGGCAG ATCAAAGGCAGTTCACTTTCCGCTCTCCGGATCTTCCTTCCGTTTCCTGCCGTCAGGCTCCTACCAACAGCAGGAGTCCCTACCTGGAATACTCGCCCATGCGGCTCCTCTCCTGCCGGGGGGCCGCCCTGTATCAGAGCTCCTTCCATCGTCTCCCTTGCACCCCGGAGAACTTCCAGCAAGAGCTGGCGGAAGCCGCCGAAGCCGCGTCGGCAGGAAGTCCTAACGCGGGCCTGGCCCCTATAAACGAGGGCATCACTACCACGGGGTCCCACTTGGAGATGGCCGCTGGGTCTCTCTCGCCGGAGACCTCCAAAGGATTGGCACCTGGGCCTTGCTTGGAGTCTCCCGTGGGGGGAAAACGGACAGTGGAAATGGCTGATTCAGAGATGCTGGAGGAGAACTCGTTGATGGGATCGTCAGGATGCGATAGGGAGGCCGTGACCAGACTGAGCATGGAAGGGTCTTGCATCTGCATGGCGCCATTGGCGGAAAGCAGTGCTTCTCCCTGTGAGAGCAGCAGTCTGCAG ATGGACAGCGGTTACAATACCCAGGCTTACACCAGCAGCCTCATAGATGGAAGCGAACTGAGCTGCAGAGAGCATAGTGCATTTGAGGCTCAGAGGAAAAAGCCAGGTTTTCAGAATGAAG GAAAAATCAAAAAGTGGATACTGGGGTGA
- the BORA gene encoding protein aurora borealis isoform X1, translated as MPSPPPDTPAGVQNPFESPGDVRHLQEQTVCSPGAFRPASPAKSPVQFMWSIDELALINPVEINSEDIHRQAFYLSQTRIDKEVEERRQRAIEEFFTRSTIVPSPWTDPIVKQASQLNSTRCAELNDASPVGREIIVQPGKNNAACQTLLSLPVDFDLEKILGDHLKADESADQSQESLSSSSLRRKLFLDENGSLSSENRSPSPSLHNGPASLGILCSIDLSPVRCRSPLSSSSSGHLSSSPIRGNARAYSLGSLPSPSLARRSPANLASPTFSPVGIPLRKTPLADQRQFTFRSPDLPSVSCRQAPTNSRSPYLEYSPMRLLSCRGAALYQSSFHRLPCTPENFQQELAEAAEAASAGSPNAGLAPINEGITTTGSHLEMAAGSLSPETSKGLAPGPCLESPVGGKRTVEMADSEMLEENSLMGSSGCDREAVTRLSMEGSCICMAPLAESSASPCESSSLQMDSGYNTQAYTSSLIDGSELSCREHSAFEAQRKKPGFQNEAGKIKKWILG; from the exons ATGCCGTCGCCGCCGCCTGATACTCCCGCCGGGGTACAGAACCCCTTCGAGAGCCCCGGCGACGTCCGCCACTTGCAGGAGCAGACCGTCTGCAGCCCCGGCGCCTTCCGCCCCGCCTCGCCCGCTAAG AGCCCTGTGCAATTCATGTGGTCCATTGACGAGCTGGCCCTGATCAACCCAGTGGAGATCAACTCAGAGGACATCCACCGCCAGGCCTTCTACCTCAGCCAAACCAG gaTCGACAAGGAGGTCGAAGAGCGGAGACAAAGAGCCATCGAAGAG tttTTCACCAGAAGCACCATCGTCCCATCACCCTGGACAGATCCCATTGTGAAACAGGCTTCTCAGCTGAATTCAACCAGAT GTGCTGAGCTCAACGATGCGTCGCCAGTCGGCCGAGAAATAATCGTTCAGCCTGGGAAAAATAATG CTGCTTGTCAGACTCTGTTATCTCTACCTGTGGATTTTGATTTGGAAAAGATACTGG gtGACCATTTGAAAGCCGACGAATCGGCTGACCAGTCCCAGGAAAGTCTGAGCAGTTCCTCCTTAAGGAGAAAGCTCTTTTTGGATGAGAACGGCAGCCTCTCCTCCGAGAACCGCTCCCCTTCTCCCAGCCTGCACAACGGTCCAGCTTCCTTGGGCATCCTCTGCTCCATCGACCTCTCTCCGGTCCGCTGCAGGAGCCCTCTGAGTTCCTCCAGCTCA GGCCATCTGTCCTCCAGCCCCATCCGGGGGAATGCCAGGGCGTACAGTTTAGGCAGCCTTCCGAGTCCGTCCTTGGCACGCAGGAGTCCGGCAAATCTGGCGTCACCCACTTTCTCTCCCGTTGGCATCCCTCTGAGAAAGACTCCACTGGCAG ATCAAAGGCAGTTCACTTTCCGCTCTCCGGATCTTCCTTCCGTTTCCTGCCGTCAGGCTCCTACCAACAGCAGGAGTCCCTACCTGGAATACTCGCCCATGCGGCTCCTCTCCTGCCGGGGGGCCGCCCTGTATCAGAGCTCCTTCCATCGTCTCCCTTGCACCCCGGAGAACTTCCAGCAAGAGCTGGCGGAAGCCGCCGAAGCCGCGTCGGCAGGAAGTCCTAACGCGGGCCTGGCCCCTATAAACGAGGGCATCACTACCACGGGGTCCCACTTGGAGATGGCCGCTGGGTCTCTCTCGCCGGAGACCTCCAAAGGATTGGCACCTGGGCCTTGCTTGGAGTCTCCCGTGGGGGGAAAACGGACAGTGGAAATGGCTGATTCAGAGATGCTGGAGGAGAACTCGTTGATGGGATCGTCAGGATGCGATAGGGAGGCCGTGACCAGACTGAGCATGGAAGGGTCTTGCATCTGCATGGCGCCATTGGCGGAAAGCAGTGCTTCTCCCTGTGAGAGCAGCAGTCTGCAG ATGGACAGCGGTTACAATACCCAGGCTTACACCAGCAGCCTCATAGATGGAAGCGAACTGAGCTGCAGAGAGCATAGTGCATTTGAGGCTCAGAGGAAAAAGCCAGGTTTTCAGAATGAAG CAGGAAAAATCAAAAAGTGGATACTGGGGTGA
- the MZT1 gene encoding mitotic-spindle organizing protein 1 gives MATASGNLNAVRETMDVLMEISRLLNTGLDAETLSICVRLCEQGINPEALSAVIRELRKASEALKVTDNMTN, from the exons ATGGCGACCGCCTCCGGCAACTTGAACGCCGTGAGGGAAACGATGGACG TGCTGATGGAAATCTCTCGCCTGCTCAACACCGGCCTGGATGCCGAGACGCTCTCCATCTGCGTGCGGCTGTGCGAGCAGGGTATCAACCCTGAGGCCTTGTCTGCCGTCATCCGGGAGCTGCGCAAGGCCTCCGAGGCTCTGAAG GTTACTGACAATATGACAAATTAA